One genomic segment of Mycolicibacterium chubuense NBB4 includes these proteins:
- a CDS encoding Gfo/Idh/MocA family protein: MTTLGLIGLGRIGAFHADTLTNLPEISGLVVTDERPDSVAEVAAKYDATPVDSVDKLLSSGIDGVVVAAATPAHAELALAAVERGLPTFCEKPIAATAAESARVAEVIARSGVPVQVGYQRRFDAAFAAAKQAAYSGALGALHTVRSTTMDPAPPPMDYIRGSGGIFRDCAVHDFDVIRWVTGQEVLEVYATGSVQGDPLFTEYGDVDTAAIVVRFDGGALGVVSAARYNGRGYDCRLEVHGFDDTVVAGWDRGVPVRNVDPAQSGPSGFPSGMPHHFFMDRFAEAFRAELSAFVKVVQGGPIQGATVADAVEVAWIAEAATESLRRGVPVRIEEVKQ, encoded by the coding sequence ATGACCACCCTCGGCCTGATCGGGCTCGGCAGGATCGGTGCGTTCCATGCCGACACCCTGACCAACCTGCCCGAGATCAGCGGCCTCGTCGTCACCGACGAACGGCCGGACAGCGTCGCGGAAGTCGCGGCGAAATACGATGCCACGCCGGTTGATTCGGTGGACAAGCTGCTGTCCTCCGGGATCGACGGCGTCGTGGTAGCGGCAGCCACCCCAGCGCACGCGGAGTTGGCGCTGGCCGCCGTGGAGCGTGGGCTGCCCACCTTCTGCGAGAAGCCGATCGCCGCGACCGCCGCGGAGAGCGCCCGGGTGGCCGAGGTCATCGCGCGCTCCGGAGTGCCGGTGCAGGTCGGCTACCAGCGCCGCTTCGATGCCGCGTTCGCCGCGGCCAAGCAGGCCGCCTACAGCGGCGCCCTCGGCGCGTTGCACACGGTTCGCAGCACGACGATGGATCCGGCTCCCCCGCCGATGGACTACATCAGGGGATCGGGCGGCATCTTCCGTGACTGCGCGGTGCACGACTTCGACGTGATCCGCTGGGTGACCGGTCAGGAGGTCCTCGAGGTGTACGCCACCGGAAGCGTCCAGGGTGACCCGCTGTTCACCGAATACGGCGACGTCGACACCGCCGCGATCGTGGTGCGCTTCGACGGCGGAGCGCTCGGCGTCGTGTCGGCGGCCCGCTACAACGGGCGCGGTTACGACTGCCGGCTGGAGGTGCACGGGTTCGACGACACCGTCGTCGCAGGCTGGGACCGGGGAGTCCCGGTGCGCAACGTCGATCCTGCCCAGAGCGGCCCGTCCGGATTCCCCTCCGGCATGCCGCACCACTTCTTCATGGACCGGTTCGCCGAGGCGTTCCGCGCCGAGCTCAGCGCATTCGTGAAGGTGGTTCAGGGCGGCCCGATTCAGGGTGCCACAGTCGCCGACGCGGTCGAGGTGGCCTGGATCGCCGAAGCCGCCACGGAGTCCCTGCGCCGGGGTGTCCCGGTACGTATCGAGGAGGTCAAGCAGTGA
- a CDS encoding ATP-binding cassette domain-containing protein: MTISVEKPTSDSHSGGKVPLVELKNVGKTYGNITALKDICLRVHAGEVTGILGDNGAGKSTLIKIIAGLHQQSEGELLVDGEPTKFASPAEALNKGIATVYQNLAVVPLMPVWRNFFLGQELRKKSFPFSLDANAMRATTLTELSKMGIDLPDVDVPIGSLSGGQRQCVAIARAVFFGARVLILDEPTAALGVKQSGVVLKYITAAKEAGFGVVFITHNPHHAHMVGDHFVLLNRGRQKLDCTYDDITLEHLTQEMAGGDELEALSHELRAAKG, encoded by the coding sequence ATGACCATTTCCGTCGAAAAGCCCACCAGCGACTCGCATTCCGGAGGCAAGGTGCCGCTGGTCGAGCTCAAGAACGTCGGCAAGACCTACGGCAACATCACTGCGTTGAAGGACATCTGCCTGCGGGTGCACGCCGGCGAGGTGACCGGCATCCTCGGCGACAACGGCGCGGGCAAGTCCACGCTGATCAAGATCATCGCCGGCCTGCACCAGCAGAGCGAGGGCGAACTCCTGGTCGACGGCGAACCGACAAAGTTCGCCTCGCCCGCCGAAGCGCTGAACAAGGGCATCGCGACGGTTTACCAGAATCTGGCGGTCGTCCCGCTGATGCCGGTGTGGCGCAACTTCTTCCTGGGGCAGGAACTGCGCAAGAAGTCGTTCCCGTTCTCGCTGGACGCCAACGCGATGCGCGCCACGACGCTGACCGAGTTGTCGAAGATGGGCATCGATCTGCCCGACGTCGACGTGCCGATCGGCTCACTGTCGGGAGGTCAGCGGCAGTGTGTCGCGATCGCCCGGGCGGTGTTCTTCGGAGCGCGCGTGCTGATCCTCGACGAGCCGACCGCGGCCCTGGGCGTCAAGCAGTCCGGCGTGGTGCTCAAATACATCACCGCGGCCAAGGAAGCCGGGTTCGGCGTCGTGTTCATCACGCACAACCCGCACCACGCCCACATGGTCGGGGACCACTTCGTGCTGCTCAATCGCGGCCGGCAGAAGCTGGACTGCACCTACGACGACATCACGCTGGAACATCTCACCCAGGAGATGGCCGGCGGCGACGAGCTCGAGGCGCTCTCCCACGAACTGCGCGCCGCCAAGGGCTGA
- a CDS encoding sugar phosphate isomerase/epimerase family protein has protein sequence MKVAGAPISWGVCEVPGWGYQLSPDRVLSEMRQVGLTATELGPEGFLPSDTAELVSLLDRHGLSCVGGFVPAVLFDEGHDPLDDLAGPLESLVAAGAGVVVLAAATGAEGYDARPELTESQWATLLLNLDRLAGVVAARGLVAVLHPHVGTMVENRAEVDRVLAGSSIPLCLDTGHLLIGGTDPLELARAVPERIKHAHLKDVDAALAAKVQSGELTYTDAVAAGMYVPLGAGDVDITGIVTALEDSGFDGWYVMEQDNILDGEPGGEGPLADVLASVAFLEGAASGVWA, from the coding sequence GTGAAGGTCGCAGGTGCACCGATTTCATGGGGCGTGTGCGAGGTGCCGGGCTGGGGTTACCAGCTGAGCCCGGACCGGGTGCTGTCCGAGATGCGGCAGGTCGGGCTGACCGCCACCGAACTCGGGCCGGAGGGCTTCCTGCCCAGCGACACCGCCGAACTGGTGTCGTTGCTCGACCGTCACGGCCTGAGCTGCGTCGGCGGGTTCGTCCCGGCCGTGCTGTTCGACGAGGGGCATGACCCGCTCGACGACCTGGCCGGGCCGTTGGAGTCACTGGTCGCCGCCGGTGCGGGTGTGGTGGTGCTGGCCGCCGCGACCGGCGCCGAGGGGTATGACGCCCGGCCGGAACTCACCGAATCACAATGGGCGACACTGCTTCTCAATCTGGATCGGCTCGCCGGTGTGGTCGCGGCGCGTGGCCTCGTCGCGGTGCTGCACCCGCACGTCGGCACCATGGTGGAGAACCGCGCCGAGGTGGATCGGGTGCTCGCCGGGTCGAGCATCCCGCTGTGCCTGGACACCGGGCACCTGCTGATCGGTGGCACCGATCCGCTGGAGCTGGCGCGCGCGGTCCCCGAGCGCATCAAGCACGCGCACCTCAAGGACGTCGACGCCGCGCTGGCGGCCAAGGTGCAGTCCGGTGAGCTGACCTACACCGACGCCGTCGCCGCGGGGATGTACGTGCCGCTGGGCGCCGGCGACGTGGACATCACGGGCATCGTCACAGCGTTGGAGGACAGCGGTTTCGACGGCTGGTACGTCATGGAGCAGGACAACATCCTCGACGGCGAACCCGGCGGAGAAGGACCGCTGGCCGACGTGCTGGCCAGCGTGGCGTTCCTCGAAGGAGCCGCGTCGGGCGTCTGGGCGTGA
- a CDS encoding phytanoyl-CoA dioxygenase family protein, whose amino-acid sequence MAAPVRTPSTGASAAWIGESDVDLDEFRVQVERDTDLADYPHAAEVRSKVLVYSADALAEVTERAGGRRALQSELIRALADGPGVVVFTEAFEAGVVDRANEAFFTLIEAQRAGGREAGDHFGTPGANDRIWNAAQKLALHAPQVFAEYYANDAVALICQAWLGPRYQVTSQVNVVNPGGTAQVPHRDYHLGFVPEEHLAEYPAHVHRASPALTLQGAVAHCDMPVESGPTMLLPHSQRFAGGYVAFNRPEFVDYFAAHHVQLPLQKGDAVFFNPALYHGAGANVSAATPAIRRIANLLQISSPFGRAMEAMDRTAMVAAVYPELRAMKAAGRPWRDLHNVVVATAEGYAFPTNLDSDQPVGSLAPPSQVDTVLGALAHALTAEDLAVALRDQNERRHP is encoded by the coding sequence ATGGCCGCTCCCGTCCGCACCCCCTCCACCGGCGCGTCGGCGGCCTGGATCGGCGAGTCGGACGTCGACCTGGACGAGTTTCGCGTTCAGGTCGAACGCGACACCGACCTCGCGGACTACCCGCACGCCGCCGAGGTGCGCAGCAAGGTGCTGGTGTACTCGGCGGACGCCCTTGCCGAAGTCACGGAACGCGCCGGTGGTCGGCGTGCGCTGCAGTCGGAGCTGATCCGGGCTCTCGCCGACGGCCCCGGCGTCGTCGTGTTCACCGAGGCGTTCGAGGCCGGCGTCGTCGACCGTGCCAACGAGGCCTTCTTCACGCTCATCGAGGCGCAGCGGGCCGGCGGCCGGGAAGCCGGTGACCACTTCGGCACGCCCGGCGCCAACGACCGCATCTGGAACGCCGCGCAGAAGCTGGCGCTGCACGCTCCGCAGGTGTTCGCCGAGTACTACGCCAACGACGCCGTGGCCCTGATCTGTCAGGCCTGGCTCGGGCCGCGGTATCAGGTGACTTCTCAGGTCAACGTCGTCAATCCCGGTGGTACGGCGCAGGTTCCGCACCGCGACTACCATCTCGGCTTCGTGCCCGAGGAGCATCTCGCCGAGTACCCGGCCCACGTCCACCGCGCGTCACCGGCGCTGACGCTGCAGGGCGCGGTGGCGCACTGCGACATGCCGGTCGAGAGCGGCCCGACGATGCTGCTGCCGCACTCACAGCGTTTCGCCGGCGGGTACGTCGCCTTCAACCGCCCCGAGTTCGTCGACTACTTCGCCGCCCATCACGTGCAGCTGCCCCTGCAGAAGGGCGACGCGGTGTTCTTCAATCCTGCGCTGTATCACGGCGCGGGAGCCAACGTCTCGGCCGCAACGCCGGCGATCCGGCGGATCGCGAACCTGCTGCAGATCAGCTCCCCGTTCGGCCGCGCGATGGAGGCGATGGACCGCACCGCGATGGTGGCCGCCGTCTATCCCGAGCTGCGGGCGATGAAGGCCGCCGGCCGGCCATGGCGCGATCTGCACAACGTCGTGGTCGCCACCGCCGAGGGCTATGCGTTTCCCACGAACCTGGACAGCGATCAGCCCGTCGGCAGCCTGGCGCCGCCGAGCCAGGTCGACACCGTGCTCGGCGCGCTGGCCCACGCCCTCACCGCCGAAGACCTCGCCGTCGCACTGCGCGACCAGAACGAACGGAGACACCCATGA
- a CDS encoding Gfo/Idh/MocA family protein: protein MSLRIGVLGASRIAEDAIVGPARQLGHRLVAVAARDPLRASAFADKYGVERVLPSYRDVVTDPEVDVVYNPLANALHAPWNLAAVAAGKPVLSEKPFARNTVEAAQVAAAAQAAGVTVMEAFHYLFHPVTRRAFELATDGTLGELTRVEVRMGMPAPQAADPRWSLELAGGALMDLGCYGLHIMRRFGEPSVNRATAGERSPGVDAWCDVELTFPSGATGLSTNTMEADDYSFTLRVIGTRGEAFVHDFIKPHHDDRLTVRTHDDTRVEHLGRRPSYTYQLEAFAAHVQHGAPVPLDTADAVANMALVDEAYRAAGLSPR, encoded by the coding sequence GTGAGCCTGCGGATCGGCGTCCTGGGCGCCTCCCGCATCGCCGAGGACGCGATCGTCGGCCCCGCCCGGCAGCTGGGTCACCGCCTGGTCGCCGTGGCGGCCCGGGATCCGCTGCGCGCCAGCGCATTCGCCGACAAGTACGGTGTGGAGCGAGTGCTGCCGTCGTACCGGGACGTGGTGACCGATCCCGAGGTCGACGTCGTCTACAACCCGCTGGCCAACGCGCTGCACGCGCCGTGGAACCTGGCCGCGGTGGCCGCGGGCAAGCCGGTGCTGAGCGAGAAGCCGTTCGCCCGCAACACGGTCGAGGCCGCGCAGGTCGCGGCCGCCGCGCAGGCCGCGGGCGTCACGGTCATGGAGGCGTTCCACTACCTGTTCCATCCGGTGACGCGCAGAGCTTTCGAGCTGGCCACCGACGGCACGCTGGGCGAACTCACCCGCGTCGAGGTCCGGATGGGCATGCCCGCGCCACAGGCCGCCGATCCGCGATGGTCCTTGGAGCTCGCCGGCGGCGCGCTGATGGATCTCGGCTGCTACGGCCTGCACATCATGCGGCGGTTCGGCGAGCCGTCGGTCAACCGGGCCACCGCAGGCGAACGCAGCCCGGGGGTGGACGCCTGGTGTGACGTCGAACTGACCTTCCCCTCAGGAGCCACGGGGCTGTCGACCAACACCATGGAGGCCGACGACTACTCCTTCACCCTGAGGGTCATCGGGACGCGCGGAGAGGCGTTCGTACACGACTTCATCAAGCCCCACCACGACGACAGACTGACGGTCCGCACGCACGATGACACCCGCGTCGAACACCTGGGGCGGCGCCCGTCGTACACCTATCAGCTGGAAGCGTTCGCCGCCCACGTCCAGCACGGCGCACCGGTGCCGCTGGACACCGCCGACGCCGTCGCGAACATGGCGCTCGTCGATGAGGCGTACCGGGCCGCTGGCCTGAGCCCGCGCTGA